Proteins co-encoded in one Papaver somniferum cultivar HN1 chromosome 5, ASM357369v1, whole genome shotgun sequence genomic window:
- the LOC113284327 gene encoding peroxidase 47-like: protein MMISVLVFCLFVSRFSGIYGLSMNYYGMRCPMVEMLVRNTVNRALDSDPSLAAGLLRMHFHDCFVEGCDGSVLLDSTKDNTGEKDSPANLSLRGYEIIDAAKDLIEDQCPGIVSCADIVAMAARDAVLWAGGPLYDIPKGRKDGRRSKIEDTRNLPSPFLNSSELISIFSKHGFSVQDMVSLSGAHTLGVARCSSFKNRLQKFDSSHEVDPTLDSNFASTLSKTCTAGDNAEVPFDQTRNSFDNSYFNGLRRSSGVLSSDQTLYSSPRTRGLVNAYAMNTARFFFDFQQAMVKMGLIDVKEGNQGEVRQNCRVIN from the exons ATGATGATTTCAGTCTTAGTGTTTTGTTTGTTTGTCTCAAGATTTAGTGGAATTTATGGGTTAAGCATGAATTATTATGGAATGCGGTGCCCAATGGTGGagatgttggtgaggaatacaGTCAATAGAGCTTTAGATTCTGATCCATCTCTTGCAGCTGGTCTTCTCAGAATGCATTTTCATGACTGCTTTGTAGAG GGTTGTGATGGATCGGTTCTACTTGATTCAACAAAAGATAACACAGGTGAAAAAGACTCTCCAGCGAATTTGAGCCTACGTGGTTATGAAATCATTGACGCTGCCAAGGATCTAATTGAAGACCAGTGCCCAGGAATTGTTTCATGTGCTGATATCGTTGCAATGGCTGCTCGAGATGCAGTCCTTTGG GCTGGGGGTCCTTTGTATGACATACCAAAAGGAAGGAAAGATGGAAGAAGGTCAAAGATAGAAGACACCAGAAACCTCCCTTCCCCTTTCTTGAATAGCTCAGAGCTCATTAGCATCTTTTCTAAGCATGGATTTAGTGTTCAAGACATGGTTTCTCTGTCAG GTGCACATACACTGGGTGTagcgcgatgttcttcattcaagaATCGTTTACAAAAATTTGATTCTTCTCATGAAGTAGATCCTACTCTTGATTCAAATTTTGCAAGTACGTTGTCAAAAACTTGTACCGCAGGTGACAATGCAGAGGTACCTTTTGACCAAACAAGAAACTCTTTTGACAATTCTTATTTCAATGGGCTAAGAAGGTCATCTGGTGTTTTAAGCTCCGATCAAACCTTGTACTCAAGTCCCCGAACAAGAGGTCTTGTAAATGCTTATGCTATGAACACTGCTAGGTTTTTCTTCGATTTTCAGCAAGCTATGGTGAAGATGGGGCTTATTGATGTTAAAGAAGGTAACCAAGGAGAAGTCCGTCAGAATTGTCGAGTGATTAACTAA